A single region of the Gemmatimonadaceae bacterium genome encodes:
- a CDS encoding Ig-like domain-containing protein: MRIQCIVVACAGIGMLGCKDSGAPSGPTPGVTASVEVTPGAVTLTARGSTQQLAATVRDGRGATIGGKTVSWQSSAPTTANVDERGLVTALAAGAATITASVDGKSGQATVSVAPVVSQLVITTTPANTTAGASFTVSVEARDAGGAAVSTFTGSVSLALATNAGNAVLAGPTVVNAVAGVATLTGISVARAGTGYRLIATSAANAITSSPSSAFDVAAGAFAKLAFVVQPPSAVEGNLRMAPTVKVETRDAFDNVMNGPAVTMSLTSMPWQRTRLLGTLTQPVSSGAASFNDLAVDRPGTGYRLEASAGGATIASNAFAVRLSFTDVTVGGTNSQGSGFSCGIAAGGTWCWGVNNSGQLGSPRAALVETVPFLVESPVPFTQVNAGNEFVCGLTSAGEVWCWGKGTEGQLGDGLMLNSATPVKVFGTGGGRVYTFIDVGEKHACGLVGAAAYCWGANTLGQIGTGATSASQPTPWRISGTGVAPLDFVQISAGMTHTCAVTAANAVRCWGGASGGALGDGQEVTNRTLPVLVTGSGVAPLRFAKVAAGMGRTCAVTTGLGTERVYCWGSNSGGYLGIGAGTPQGTVLFPTVVSAPSPVDFRAITGSSNATCALDAAGGTWCWGRGVDGEMGNGVLSNQPAAVAVTVPAGGFARVAMGGVHGCGLSATGSGIYCWGGATGGSLGDGTSQGRSVPTRIVQ; encoded by the coding sequence GTGCGTATTCAATGCATCGTCGTCGCGTGTGCCGGCATCGGGATGCTGGGGTGCAAGGACTCGGGAGCGCCGTCAGGCCCAACGCCGGGGGTCACCGCCTCCGTAGAGGTCACGCCGGGAGCGGTCACGCTCACTGCCCGCGGGAGTACGCAGCAGCTCGCAGCCACAGTGCGCGATGGCCGCGGCGCCACGATCGGAGGCAAGACGGTGAGTTGGCAGAGTTCCGCGCCAACCACGGCGAACGTGGATGAGCGCGGCCTGGTCACGGCGCTGGCTGCCGGCGCTGCGACCATCACCGCCTCGGTCGACGGCAAGAGCGGACAGGCCACGGTGAGCGTTGCGCCCGTGGTCTCGCAGCTCGTGATCACGACGACACCGGCGAACACCACGGCCGGCGCGTCCTTCACCGTCTCGGTCGAGGCGCGCGATGCCGGAGGGGCGGCCGTATCGACGTTCACCGGCAGCGTCTCGCTGGCGTTGGCGACGAATGCAGGGAACGCGGTCCTTGCCGGTCCGACGGTCGTCAACGCCGTAGCGGGTGTGGCGACGCTCACCGGCATCAGTGTCGCGCGCGCAGGCACGGGCTATCGATTGATCGCCACGTCCGCCGCAAACGCCATCACGTCATCGCCGAGCAGTGCCTTCGACGTCGCGGCCGGAGCCTTCGCGAAGTTGGCGTTCGTCGTGCAACCGCCGAGTGCGGTCGAGGGCAATCTGCGCATGGCGCCCACCGTGAAGGTGGAAACGCGCGATGCGTTCGACAACGTCATGAACGGTCCCGCGGTCACCATGTCGCTCACCAGCATGCCGTGGCAGCGCACCCGTCTGCTGGGTACGCTCACGCAGCCGGTCAGCTCAGGGGCCGCCAGCTTCAACGATCTCGCGGTCGATCGACCGGGCACGGGATACCGGCTCGAGGCGTCGGCCGGTGGTGCGACGATCGCGAGCAATGCGTTTGCCGTGCGCCTCAGCTTCACCGATGTCACCGTCGGCGGGACCAACTCGCAGGGTTCCGGCTTCAGCTGCGGAATCGCGGCGGGAGGCACGTGGTGCTGGGGCGTGAACAACTCCGGGCAGCTTGGGTCGCCACGAGCCGCCCTGGTGGAAACGGTGCCCTTTCTCGTCGAGTCGCCGGTTCCATTCACGCAGGTGAACGCGGGGAACGAGTTCGTATGCGGGCTGACGAGTGCCGGCGAAGTGTGGTGCTGGGGCAAGGGGACCGAGGGACAACTGGGTGATGGGCTCATGCTGAACAGCGCGACGCCGGTGAAGGTGTTCGGTACCGGTGGGGGGCGCGTGTACACGTTCATCGACGTCGGCGAGAAGCACGCCTGCGGACTGGTGGGTGCAGCAGCCTATTGTTGGGGCGCGAACACACTCGGACAGATCGGCACCGGCGCCACATCCGCGTCGCAGCCAACGCCCTGGAGGATTTCCGGCACGGGTGTCGCGCCGCTGGACTTCGTACAGATCAGCGCCGGGATGACCCACACCTGCGCGGTCACGGCGGCCAATGCGGTCCGGTGCTGGGGCGGCGCGTCAGGCGGTGCACTGGGTGATGGGCAGGAGGTCACGAACCGCACGCTGCCGGTCCTGGTGACCGGATCGGGCGTGGCGCCGTTGCGCTTCGCGAAGGTCGCGGCGGGGATGGGACGCACGTGCGCAGTCACCACCGGCCTGGGAACCGAACGTGTGTATTGCTGGGGGAGCAACAGCGGCGGGTATCTCGGGATCGGTGCTGGAACGCCGCAGGGAACCGTCCTATTCCCAACCGTGGTGTCGGCCCCGAGCCCAGTCGACTTCCGGGCGATCACCGGCTCAAGCAACGCCACCTGCGCACTCGATGCAGCTGGCGGCACCTGGTGCTGGGGGCGCGGGGTCGATGGCGAGATGGGCAACGGCGTGCTGTCCAATCAACCGGCCGCTGTCGCGGTCACCGTCCCCGCCGGCGGGTTCGCACGCGTGGCCATGGGAGGCGTTCATGGATGCGGCCTGAGTGCGACCGGTAGCGGCATCTACTGCTGGGGGGGCGCGACTGGCGGGTCGCTCGGGGATGGAACGTCGCAGGGTCGGTCGGTGCCGACGCGTATCGTGCAATAG
- a CDS encoding 2'-5' RNA ligase family protein: MTHVRHQLSLFLPPGDFATQVERVRHAVDPVQSALIAAHVTLCREDELSDAHAAERRIANEKPEPIALRFGRVEAFHGHGLLLPCTDGQDEFHRLRQRILGRTDIRTQEPHITLAHPRNPRAPGNSLAVASALAEGVVVVFSSIRLIRQDGAAPWQTLRAYDLRDPG, encoded by the coding sequence ATGACCCACGTTCGCCACCAGCTCAGCCTCTTTCTGCCACCCGGCGATTTCGCCACGCAAGTCGAGCGTGTGCGGCACGCCGTCGATCCAGTGCAGAGCGCGCTCATCGCAGCGCATGTAACACTGTGCCGCGAAGACGAACTGTCAGACGCTCACGCCGCAGAACGCCGGATTGCCAACGAGAAGCCAGAGCCAATCGCGCTGCGCTTTGGGCGCGTTGAAGCATTTCACGGCCACGGCCTTCTGCTGCCGTGCACTGACGGCCAAGACGAATTCCATAGACTACGGCAGCGCATCCTCGGACGGACCGACATCAGAACTCAGGAACCTCACATAACGCTTGCCCATCCTCGCAATCCGAGGGCTCCAGGCAACTCGCTTGCTGTGGCCTCCGCACTCGCGGAAGGAGTCGTCGTCGTCTTCTCGAGCATTCGCCTCATCCGCCAGGATGGTGCGGCCCCTTGGCAGACGCTTCGCGCCTATGACCTGCGCGACCCAGGATGA
- a CDS encoding alpha/beta hydrolase has translation MTSRAWCVACATLLLGACRADAPRDTALGSAFVVDTGRVAVEGGSLFWEATGTGAPVVLIHGGNLDRRMWDSQVDTLRHHYRVIRYDARGFGRSSAADRPFRAPHDLAALLRAHRVSRATLVGLSMGGGIAIDFALAYPEMVSRPVLASPSVSGGRWPDDADTLWLAAGRAAFARGDSIGLARAWLGSAYIRTALRTPEVEARLREIVTDNAGHLMQRARDQELEREVSPPAADRLTELRMPVLLMVGSNDTPMLRAMASHFTARLPQVQRIDFPGVGHMINLETAAAFNRAVLEFLARPCLPNADCPPTR, from the coding sequence ATGACGTCACGCGCGTGGTGCGTCGCATGTGCGACCCTGTTGCTCGGCGCCTGCCGTGCGGATGCGCCACGTGATACTGCGCTCGGGTCGGCATTCGTCGTCGACACCGGCCGCGTCGCGGTGGAAGGTGGCTCGCTCTTCTGGGAAGCGACCGGCACGGGGGCGCCGGTCGTTCTGATTCATGGCGGCAACCTCGATCGACGCATGTGGGATTCGCAGGTCGACACGCTGCGGCACCACTATCGAGTCATTCGATACGACGCCCGCGGCTTCGGCCGATCGAGCGCGGCGGACCGCCCCTTCCGCGCGCCCCACGACCTTGCCGCGCTATTGCGCGCGCATCGAGTTTCTCGTGCGACTCTCGTCGGCCTGTCCATGGGAGGCGGCATCGCCATCGACTTCGCCTTGGCGTATCCAGAGATGGTCAGTCGTCCGGTGCTGGCGTCCCCTTCGGTCAGCGGCGGACGTTGGCCTGACGACGCGGATACGCTGTGGCTTGCTGCCGGCCGCGCAGCGTTTGCCCGCGGCGATTCGATTGGCCTCGCGCGGGCCTGGCTCGGGAGTGCGTACATCCGCACGGCGCTGCGCACGCCGGAGGTCGAGGCCCGGCTGCGGGAGATTGTCACGGACAACGCCGGGCATCTGATGCAGCGGGCGCGCGATCAAGAGCTGGAGAGGGAAGTCTCTCCGCCGGCCGCAGATCGGCTGACTGAGCTGCGGATGCCAGTACTCCTGATGGTGGGAAGCAACGACACGCCCATGCTGCGGGCGATGGCGAGCCACTTCACGGCGAGGCTTCCGCAGGTGCAGCGTATCGACTTCCCGGGCGTCGGGCACATGATCAATCTCGAGACGGCGGCCGCTTTCAATCGGGCTGTCCTCGAGTTCCTGGCGCGCCCCTGTTTGCCTAACGCTGATTGCCCACCAACACGCTGA
- a CDS encoding nuclear transport factor 2 family protein: MEHDRLRALVSADLPTARKLHADDFQLVNPLGGILTKDEYLGQIASGDIDYLQWDPGDIAVKIYGDAAVIRYKATLRIKVKAIPDAPSGEFWHTDVYERRSGVWQVVWSQATQIRKS; the protein is encoded by the coding sequence GTGGAACACGATCGACTGCGCGCCCTGGTGAGCGCTGATCTGCCGACCGCGCGAAAGCTCCACGCCGACGACTTTCAGCTCGTGAATCCGTTAGGTGGTATCCTCACCAAGGACGAGTACCTGGGGCAGATCGCCTCAGGCGACATCGACTACCTGCAGTGGGACCCGGGCGACATTGCCGTGAAGATCTACGGCGACGCCGCGGTGATACGCTACAAGGCCACCCTCAGAATCAAGGTCAAGGCCATACCTGACGCGCCGTCGGGTGAGTTTTGGCACACGGATGTGTACGAGCGCCGAAGCGGGGTGTGGCAAGTGGTCTGGTCCCAGGCAACACAGATCCGGAAGTCGTAG
- a CDS encoding VOC family protein: MTNDEGDSMADGNPFIWHELVTPDQPTSATFVSQLFGWTSREVDAGPFGIYTLFQKDGQDVAGMMNPTPETPGKGPYWHSYIAVEDVDECAKRVPSLGGSVLVAPHEVPEFGRVCAIADPIGAVAHLVQPARR, translated from the coding sequence ATGACCAACGATGAAGGTGACTCCATGGCAGACGGAAACCCATTCATCTGGCACGAGCTGGTTACTCCCGACCAGCCAACCAGCGCGACGTTCGTCAGCCAGCTGTTCGGATGGACGTCCAGGGAAGTCGATGCGGGGCCATTCGGCATCTACACCCTGTTTCAGAAGGACGGTCAGGACGTCGCGGGAATGATGAACCCGACACCGGAAACTCCTGGCAAGGGACCGTACTGGCATTCGTACATCGCCGTGGAGGACGTCGACGAATGTGCCAAGCGCGTACCGTCACTCGGCGGGAGTGTCCTGGTGGCTCCGCATGAGGTGCCCGAGTTCGGGCGAGTTTGCGCCATAGCCGATCCCATCGGCGCGGTGGCGCACCTTGTACAGCCGGCGAGACGATGA
- the dapB gene encoding 4-hydroxy-tetrahydrodipicolinate reductase yields MMRVCLAGATGWAGSELARGIARTTDVQLVAATSRRHAGQDLGAVLSDSALTAPVYASASEALRTSCDVFVEYTGPESAKANILAALEVGAHVVVGTSGLTDSDFAEIDVMARRHERGVLACGNFALTVVLLQRFAEMAAQLIPQWEIIDYAHDDKRDAPSGTARELAARLERIRAPQATVPLESTLGLREARGATLGGSQVHSLRLPGFVISAEIIFGMPDQKLTIRHDSGSSALPYVDGALLAIRRVHTLVGVHRGLDTVLDLGGPSMRAP; encoded by the coding sequence ATGATGCGAGTTTGTCTCGCTGGGGCCACGGGTTGGGCGGGCTCCGAACTCGCGCGCGGCATCGCGCGAACGACGGATGTACAGCTCGTGGCCGCAACGTCACGGCGTCACGCGGGCCAGGATTTGGGCGCGGTACTCAGCGATTCCGCACTGACGGCACCGGTGTATGCGTCGGCATCCGAGGCGCTCCGCACTAGCTGCGACGTCTTCGTCGAATACACAGGGCCCGAATCCGCCAAGGCAAACATACTTGCGGCACTCGAGGTTGGTGCGCACGTCGTGGTGGGGACGTCGGGGCTGACGGACTCGGATTTCGCGGAGATCGACGTGATGGCAAGGCGACACGAGCGTGGCGTACTGGCGTGCGGCAACTTCGCACTCACGGTCGTCCTCCTGCAGCGCTTCGCCGAGATGGCAGCTCAGTTGATCCCACAGTGGGAGATCATCGACTACGCCCATGATGACAAGCGTGATGCGCCAAGCGGGACTGCACGCGAACTCGCGGCGCGCCTTGAACGCATTCGTGCGCCTCAGGCGACGGTTCCCCTGGAGAGCACCCTTGGACTGCGTGAAGCGCGCGGTGCAACTCTAGGCGGCTCACAGGTGCATTCGCTCCGTCTCCCAGGATTTGTGATCAGTGCGGAGATCATCTTCGGCATGCCCGATCAGAAGCTCACCATTCGACACGACTCAGGGAGTAGCGCGCTTCCATACGTCGATGGTGCCTTGCTTGCGATTCGTCGCGTGCACACGTTGGTGGGCGTCCACCGTGGCCTGGATACGGTGCTGGATCTCGGGGGCCCGTCGATGCGCGCGCCATGA
- a CDS encoding protein kinase produces MDLEQELRVALAGTYRIEHELGGGGMSRVFAAQDEALGRRVAVKVLSQLDPGVSADRFRLEIQTVARLQHPHIMPLLNAGTAGSTLYYTMPLVEGESLRARLDRAETPGLRDAVQFARDIADALVYAHGHGVMHRDVKPDNVLLSGGHAIVTDFGVAKALVASATSDKLTTAGMAIGTPAYMAPEQLLADPTADHRVDLYALGCVLFEMLAGKPPFSAATVQETMRGHLVATPPSLTAIRADVPADVAAWVDRALAKAPDERWPTAEAARNDLDACLARLSGDGVRPSSPALRPRVRPWHVVGASLALAAAAWAYVGNPWASGLDAGPERIAVMPFVATDPADTTLVRLGRDLVVTLTANLDGVGELRIIDPLSVLAQTTGTKARDVAESRALANRLGARRALVGTLVRSGGLARLDYRLVPTSGSEEPVASGSVAVPLGDSAIMALTDSATWGLLARILPAQQAQVPSFAVQHTRSIPALRAFIDGENHLLGNRWEEAERAYARAIEADSTFWFAYRRVYQAADWNFTGFQRSRELAIANEHIAGFPERERLLMTMPGSGHYREAREQFTAITGRFPDFWQAWFLAGDHILHYGIREFETAQASMPFFERAFELNPRLAPILDHQVFLMGDSAIAERAYVRFRNVFGTSWDTARTDYGVPMEALYGAVRNRYREGRFTVESLDRLASDIVTSRVVPTLVPFLVGAPVLTLDPAGQIAIGGMLASHGAPPATMQSVPLWESAAWAMRGALDSSFAVLDRARVARPSMALARTRATLAVLAEVTGEPYRSVAAAALKDFASIDVSPQMATTRARLAGFLEGMSAYTAGEKARVDSARLRLVSLRDDTAAVALARVLAALRRDLDGDRATALDSLLVAERARGAATTFDYDLTPLIRLPAGLWLAAAGRRALADSVLSFHDNGITSVPGIVMTRAAAPDAMLARARIREQAGDVTAAARFYREFVRLRDLSPVTKRAEVEEATQALARLSR; encoded by the coding sequence ATGGACCTCGAACAGGAACTGCGCGTCGCGCTCGCGGGCACCTACCGCATCGAGCATGAACTCGGTGGCGGCGGGATGAGCCGTGTCTTTGCCGCGCAGGACGAGGCGCTCGGTCGCCGCGTCGCCGTGAAGGTGCTGTCCCAGCTCGACCCCGGCGTCAGCGCGGATCGATTCCGCCTGGAGATCCAGACCGTCGCTCGCCTGCAGCACCCGCACATCATGCCACTGCTCAATGCGGGCACGGCCGGGTCGACTCTCTATTACACGATGCCGCTCGTCGAGGGCGAGTCGCTGCGCGCGCGGCTCGATCGCGCGGAGACGCCAGGCCTGCGCGACGCGGTACAGTTTGCGCGCGACATCGCCGACGCGCTCGTGTACGCGCACGGGCACGGTGTGATGCACCGCGACGTCAAGCCGGACAACGTCCTGCTCTCCGGCGGCCATGCCATCGTCACCGACTTCGGCGTGGCCAAGGCGCTCGTCGCCTCGGCGACGTCGGACAAACTGACGACTGCTGGCATGGCCATCGGCACGCCGGCTTACATGGCGCCCGAGCAGTTGCTCGCCGACCCGACGGCCGACCATCGCGTGGACCTCTATGCGCTCGGCTGCGTGCTGTTCGAGATGCTGGCCGGCAAGCCGCCGTTCTCGGCAGCCACCGTGCAGGAGACGATGCGCGGGCACCTCGTGGCGACGCCGCCGTCTCTCACCGCGATTCGCGCCGACGTCCCTGCGGACGTCGCGGCATGGGTCGATCGCGCCCTCGCCAAGGCGCCTGACGAGCGATGGCCGACGGCCGAAGCCGCGCGGAACGACCTCGATGCGTGCCTCGCACGCCTGAGTGGAGACGGCGTGCGTCCCTCGTCGCCCGCGCTGCGCCCGCGGGTGCGTCCCTGGCACGTGGTTGGCGCGTCGCTCGCCCTGGCCGCCGCGGCTTGGGCATACGTCGGCAATCCATGGGCCTCGGGCCTCGACGCTGGTCCCGAACGTATCGCCGTGATGCCCTTCGTGGCCACGGATCCAGCGGACACCACGCTCGTGCGCCTGGGTCGCGACCTCGTGGTGACCCTCACCGCCAACCTCGATGGTGTCGGCGAGCTCCGGATCATCGATCCGCTCTCGGTGCTCGCGCAGACGACCGGCACAAAGGCCCGCGACGTTGCCGAGTCTCGTGCGCTCGCGAATCGGCTGGGCGCGCGCCGGGCACTGGTTGGTACGCTGGTTCGCAGCGGAGGCCTGGCCCGGCTCGACTATCGCCTCGTGCCCACCTCTGGTAGTGAAGAGCCTGTGGCGAGTGGCAGCGTTGCGGTGCCGCTCGGCGATTCGGCGATCATGGCGCTCACCGACTCGGCAACCTGGGGGCTTCTCGCCAGAATCCTGCCCGCACAGCAAGCGCAGGTTCCATCGTTCGCCGTGCAGCACACTCGCTCGATTCCAGCGCTTCGAGCGTTCATCGACGGCGAGAACCATCTGCTCGGGAATCGTTGGGAGGAAGCCGAGCGCGCCTACGCGCGCGCGATCGAGGCCGACTCGACGTTCTGGTTCGCGTATCGTCGCGTGTATCAGGCCGCGGACTGGAACTTCACTGGCTTCCAGCGGAGTCGGGAACTGGCGATCGCCAATGAACACATCGCGGGGTTCCCGGAGCGCGAGCGGCTGCTGATGACGATGCCGGGCTCCGGACACTACCGGGAAGCTCGCGAACAGTTCACTGCGATTACTGGGCGCTTTCCCGATTTCTGGCAAGCGTGGTTCCTGGCCGGCGATCACATCCTTCACTACGGGATCAGGGAGTTCGAGACGGCGCAGGCATCGATGCCTTTCTTCGAGCGGGCCTTCGAGCTCAATCCACGACTGGCACCGATCCTCGATCACCAGGTGTTCCTGATGGGAGATAGTGCGATCGCCGAGCGGGCCTACGTGCGCTTCCGCAACGTCTTCGGCACATCATGGGACACTGCGCGAACCGACTACGGGGTGCCCATGGAGGCGCTCTACGGGGCGGTGCGGAATCGCTACCGCGAAGGGCGCTTCACCGTCGAGAGCCTGGATCGCCTCGCGTCGGACATCGTGACCAGTCGGGTGGTTCCAACGCTCGTTCCCTTCCTGGTTGGCGCGCCCGTCCTGACGCTGGATCCAGCGGGACAGATCGCGATTGGGGGGATGCTGGCTTCACACGGAGCGCCGCCAGCCACAATGCAATCAGTCCCGCTGTGGGAGTCCGCAGCCTGGGCAATGCGTGGCGCCCTCGACTCCTCCTTCGCGGTGCTCGACCGGGCGAGGGTTGCGCGGCCCAGCATGGCACTTGCTCGCACCCGCGCCACGCTGGCAGTTCTCGCCGAAGTAACGGGCGAGCCTTACCGGTCAGTGGCAGCCGCGGCGTTGAAGGATTTCGCATCCATTGACGTGTCTCCCCAGATGGCGACGACCAGGGCACGACTCGCCGGCTTCCTGGAAGGAATGTCGGCGTACACTGCTGGAGAGAAGGCCCGGGTCGATTCCGCCAGGCTTCGTCTTGTTAGCCTGCGGGATGACACCGCAGCGGTCGCGCTTGCGCGCGTGTTGGCGGCGCTGCGCCGCGACCTCGACGGCGATCGCGCGACTGCGCTCGATTCGCTCCTCGTCGCGGAACGCGCGCGCGGGGCGGCGACCACGTTCGACTATGACCTGACACCACTGATCCGCCTACCGGCGGGTTTGTGGCTCGCGGCCGCGGGGCGTCGCGCGCTCGCCGATTCGGTGTTGTCCTTCCACGATAACGGGATCACGAGCGTGCCCGGGATCGTGATGACGCGTGCCGCAGCGCCGGACGCGATGCTGGCGCGCGCTCGGATTCGCGAGCAGGCCGGTGACGTGACGGCCGCGGCGCGCTTCTATCGGGAGTTTGTCCGCCTTCGCGACCTGTCGCCGGTCACGAAGCGCGCCGAAGTGGAGGAAGCCACGCAGGCCCTGGCTCGTCTTTCGCGATGA
- a CDS encoding beta-lactamase family protein: MARAQSKGDIALVVLRGGAVYAEQYAPSIDPVNRDTRFPLASMSKWLTAYAVMQLVQEGRVELDAPVSNYLKQWQLPVGPFDARQVTVRRLLSHTAGLTDGLGIGDYQPDESLPSLQETLRHPRASSDTAAVIAVGRTPGSGFEYSGGGYLVLQAMLEDVTGTPFAARMQDSVFRPLGMRRATYAYLGSLDNASRSYDSLGALAPTYRYAAAGATGLSASAGDLIAFAQAQLRTDSGNGMLLRRVTVDSMRIPRGRKLGVDIWGLGVALYAPTASGAYVYGHDGSNAPAINTSLRINPDNADAVIVLVTGYPSLATAIGSEWTLWQTGMPDSLMFERAVGSALVPWLLGLAALAVLWYWRLVRHRAP; this comes from the coding sequence ATGGCCCGCGCGCAAAGCAAGGGTGATATCGCACTCGTCGTGCTGCGCGGGGGGGCGGTCTACGCGGAGCAGTACGCGCCCTCGATCGACCCCGTAAACCGGGATACGCGCTTTCCGCTGGCGTCGATGAGCAAGTGGCTCACGGCGTACGCCGTGATGCAACTGGTGCAAGAGGGGCGAGTCGAGTTGGATGCGCCGGTCTCGAACTATCTGAAGCAGTGGCAGCTGCCGGTGGGGCCGTTCGACGCGCGGCAGGTCACGGTCCGTCGGCTGTTGTCGCACACCGCGGGATTGACGGATGGGTTGGGCATTGGCGACTACCAGCCTGATGAATCGCTTCCTTCGCTACAGGAGACGCTGCGCCATCCGCGCGCGTCGTCCGACACCGCCGCAGTGATCGCGGTGGGTCGCACGCCGGGGAGTGGCTTTGAGTACTCGGGCGGCGGCTACCTCGTCCTCCAGGCGATGCTCGAGGACGTGACCGGCACTCCGTTCGCGGCGCGGATGCAGGACTCGGTCTTCCGCCCGTTGGGCATGCGCCGCGCGACCTACGCGTACCTCGGGTCGCTCGACAACGCATCACGGTCGTACGATTCGCTCGGCGCGCTCGCGCCGACCTATCGATACGCCGCGGCCGGTGCCACCGGGCTGTCGGCGTCGGCGGGCGACCTGATCGCCTTCGCGCAGGCGCAGCTAAGGACCGATAGCGGCAACGGCATGCTGTTACGCCGAGTGACCGTCGATAGCATGAGGATCCCTCGCGGCCGCAAACTGGGAGTCGACATCTGGGGACTCGGCGTGGCGCTCTATGCCCCCACGGCGAGCGGCGCCTATGTCTACGGTCACGACGGGTCCAACGCCCCGGCCATCAACACCTCGCTGCGGATCAACCCGGACAACGCTGATGCGGTGATCGTGTTAGTCACTGGGTATCCCTCGCTGGCTACCGCGATTGGTTCTGAGTGGACGCTTTGGCAAACGGGGATGCCGGATTCCCTGATGTTTGAAAGGGCCGTTGGATCGGCGCTTGTGCCGTGGCTCCTCGGGTTGGCGGCCTTGGCCGTACTGTGGTATTGGCGGCTGGTGCGCCACCGCGCGCCCTAA